In Helianthus annuus cultivar XRQ/B chromosome 3, HanXRQr2.0-SUNRISE, whole genome shotgun sequence, a single window of DNA contains:
- the LOC110930449 gene encoding ABC transporter C family member 10, whose protein sequence is MERKPTDSSLYEPLQANTDIVTDTDVVTPKARAGTLSILTFWWLNPLLLKGKTKVLDANEIPKLQHEDRAETCYSKFMKILEKRKAESVTGDPYMLSTLFVWQSKQLVITGLFALIKVLSLASGPIILRAFIKVCQGKQTFEHEGYYLTLGLFISKCLESVAERQMNFRNRVIGVQVKSMLCAAIFRKQLRLSNDARMSYSPGQIMNYATVDANRIGEFPFWFHQIWTIGLQIFLGIFIIYFSVGVAAFTALLVIILTVLGNIPLGNLQQKILTKLMAAQDRRLKAITEAITNMKILKLYAWESHFQKAAEKLRNEEMRWLSAVISQRGVYLMLFWSSPAIVACVTFYTCYYIGIPLDASNVFTFLATIRIIQEPIRLIADTAAVFIEARVALTRILNFLEAPELQKERKKHVNIGNQSLIINADAISWNNDDSKPTLTGVNFEIPTGEKVAICGEVGSGKSTLISAILGEVPNIKGTIEVYGKIAYVSQTAWIQTGTVRENILFGSVMDEEKYEEVVKKCSLVKDIEMFPFGDQTIIGERGVNLSGGQKQRVQLARALYQDADIYLLDDPFSAVDAHTAASLFKEYIMEALSSKTVLLVTHQVDFLPAFDDILLMADGKIVKTGTYAQLLDSCKEFQILVIALSTTSGSDSLSADSSQQQSNSANQEIENVYVKEQIVGEQLIKQEERAAGDTGLKPYKQYLSQNKGYFYFSLSVLSHLLYIIGMLLQNVWLAAKVQDSTANQSTMLLVYTILAFVMMFFLFGRSYFVVKLGTKASIAVFSKLITSLFRAPMSFYDSTPVGRIISRVSSDLSVVDIELAMKFTIGLGTTMNTYVSFGILVFLTWPILFVIIPTVYVTILLQRYYYASAKELMRLDGTSKSLVASHLAQSIAGVVTIRAFGEEDRFFSEHMNLINGNASPFFHSFSANEWLIQRLEMLCAVVVSSSALAITLLPFDASASGYIGMALSYGLSLNIFLVVSVQYQCQLSNLIVSVERLDQYMHIKSEAPEIIEDNRPSRSWPSIGRVVIENLKIRYQPNSPLVLHGISCVFEGGHKIGIVGRTGSGKTTLISALFRLVEPTDGRIVIDDLDITSIGLHDLRSSFGIIPQEPTLFTGSIRYNLDPLSEHSDQEIWKVLEKCQLREVIQDKKEGLDSLVVQDGSNWSLGQRQLFCLGRALLKRRKILVLDEATASIDNATDTIIQKTIREEFKDCTVITVAHRIPTVVDCTMVLVMKDGKVMEYDKPVTLMNEPASLFAQLVNEYWSQHKTS, encoded by the exons ATGGAGAGAAAACCAACCGACAGTTCGCTTTACGAGCCGTTGCAAGCAAATACTGATATTGTTACTGATACTGATGTTGTTACTCCGAAGGCTAGAGCAGGAACTTTGAGTATACTCACCTTCTGGTGGCTTAATCCGTTGTTGTTAAAAGGAAAAACGAAAGTTCTTGATGCAAACGAGATCCCGAAGCTGCAACACGAGGATAGAGCGGAAACATGTTATTCAAAGTTCATGAAAATATTGGAGAAACGAAAGGCAGAGAGTGTGACGGGTGATCCGTATATGTTGTCCACTTTGTTTGTGTGGCAGTCGAAACAACTTGTGATCACGGGGTTGTTCGCGCTAATTAAGGTGCTTTCGCTGGCTTCGGGGCCGATAATTTTAAGGGCTTTTATAAAGGTTTGTCAAGGGAAGCAGACATTTGAGCATGAGGGTTATTATCTCACTTTAGGATTGTTTATTTCTAAGTGTTTAGAATCAGTTGCGGAAAGACAGATGAATTTTAGAAACCGAGTGATTGGGGTGCAAGTGAAATCTATGTTATGTGCGGCGATTTTTCGGAAGCAGCTGCGATTGTCGAATGATGCTAGAATGAGTTACTCTCCGGGTCAGATCATGAACTATGCGACCGTTGATGCTAATAGAATCGGGGAGTTTCCGTTTTGGTTTCACCAGATTTGGACAATTGGTTTGCAAATATTTCTTGGgatatttataatttatttttcaGTTGGAGTAGCGGCGTTTACGGCTTTGTTGGTTATAATCTTAACCGTTTTAGGGAATATTCCATTGGGTAACTTGCAGCAGAAGATTCTAACGAAGCTTATGGCTGCGCAAGACCGAAGGTTGAAGGCTATAACGGAAGCTATTACAAACATGAAGATTTTGAAGTTGTACGCTTGGGAGAGTCACTTCCAGAAGGCAGCTGAAAAGTTGAGGAATGAAGAGATGAGGTGGTTATCGGCAGTTATATCGCAAAGAGGTGTCTACTTGATGTTGTTTTGGTCGTCTCCTGCGATTGTAGCGTGTGTGACTTTTTATACATGTTATTACATTGGAATTCCGCTTGATGCCAGCAATGTATTCACGTTTCTAGCAACGATTCGGATCATTCAAGAGCCAATTCGTCTTATTGCTGATACTGCAGCCGTGTTTATAGAAGCAAGGGTGGCGCTAACGCGTATTCTTAATTTTTTGGAGGCACCCGAGTTGcaaaaagaacgaaagaagcatGTAAACATCGGAAACCAATCGCTAATAATCAACGCTGATGCAATTTCATGGAACAATGACGATTCAAAACCGACTCTAACCGGTGTAAATTTTGAAATTCCGACCGGTGAAAAAGTGGCTATATGCGGGGAGGTTGGGTCCGGTAAATCGACACTCATATCAGCTATTTTAGGAGAGGTTCCAAACATTAAAGGCACC aTTGAAGTTTATGGAAAGATAGCATATGTTTCACAAACGGCATGGATCCAAACAGGGACTGTTCGAGAAAATATTTTGTTCGGGTCAGTAATGGATGAAGAAAAGTATGAAGAAGTGGTTAAGAAATGCTCACTCGTGAAGGATATTGAGATGTTTCCATTTGGTGATCAAACGATTATAGGAGAAAGAGGCGTAAATCTGAGTGGTGGACAGAAGCAACGAGTTCAGCTTGCACGCGCGTTGTATCAAGATGCAGATATATACCTTTTGGACGACCCATTTAGCGCCGTTGATGCCCATACTGCAGCCAGCTTGTTCAAA GAATACATAATGGAAGCCCTATCAAGCAAGACGGTGTTACTTGTAACTCACCAAGTCGATTTCTTGCCTGCTTTTGATGACATCTTG TTAATGGCAGACGGAAAGATTGTGAAAACAGGAACCTATGCTCAATTGCTTGATTCATGCAAAGAGTTCCAAATCCTAGTTATTGCACTTAGTACTACTTCTGGTTCAGATAGTCTATCGGCTGATAGTTCTCAACAACAATCTAACTCCGCAAATCAAGAAATAGAAAATGTTTACGTGAAAGAACAGATTGTAGGAGAACAACTCATAAAGCAAGAAGAACGAGCAGCAGGGGATACTGGCCTAAAGCCATACAAACAGTATCTTAGCCAGAACAAAGGCTACTTCTACTTCTCTCTGTCGGTTTTATCACATTTGTTGTACATAATCGGAATGCTCTTGCAAAATGTGTGGTTGGCTGCTAAAGTGCAAGATTCTACGGCGAACCAGTCAACCATGTTACTAGTATACACGATCCTTGCTTTTGTGATGATGTTCTTTTTGTTTGGTAGATCTTATTTTGTGGTTAAACTAGGAACTAAGGCATCTATAGCAGTTTTCTCCAAGTTAATAACGTCGCTTTTCAGAGCGCCAATGTCCTTCTACGACTCGACGCCAGTGGGAAGAATAATTAGTCGG GTCTCGTCTGATCTGAGTGTTGTAGACATTGAATTGGCAATGAAGTTCACGATTGGATTAGGCACAACGATGAACACATACGTTAGCTTCGGGATCTTGGTGTTCCTAACTTGGCCTATCTTGTTCGTGATCATTCCGACGGTTTATGTGACGATACTTCTACAA AGATACTATTATGCCTCTGCAAAGGAGTTGATGAGATTAGATGGCACGAGTAAATCGTTAGTTGCAAGCCATCTAGCACAGTCGATTGCTGGAGTTGTTACGATCAGAGCTTTTGGAGAAGAAGACCGTTTCTTTTCAGAGCATATGAACCTTATCAATGGCAATGCTAGTCCATTCTTTCATAGTTTTTCAGCAAATGAGTGGTTGATTCAACGTCTAGAAATGCTATGTGCGGTTGTTGTTTCTAGCTCTGCCTTAGCCATAACTTTGCTTCCCTTTGATGCTTCAGCCTCGG GATACATTGGAATGGCTCTTTCCTATGGTCTCTCATTGAACATTTTCCTTGTTGTTTCGGTTCAATACCAATGTCAGCTATCAAATCTGATAGTTTCAGTCGAAAGATTGGATCAATACATGCATATTAAGAGTGAAGCCCCAGAAATCATAGAAGACAACCGACCGTCAAGAAGTTGGCCAAGCATTGGTAGAGTTGTCATAGAAAACCTGAAA ATCAGATATCAACCTAATTCCCCTTTGGTTCTTCACGGAATCAGCTGTGTATTTGAAGGAGGGCACAAGATTGGAATCGTAGGAAGAACGGGTAGTGGCAAAACAACTTTGATTAGTGCTTTGTTTCGCTTAGTTGAACCTACAGACGGAAGGATAGTTATAGATGATTTAGATATCACTTCAATTGGACTTCATGACCTCAGATCAAGCTTTGGAATCATCCCACAAGAACCAACATTATTCACTGGTTCCATTCGATACAATCTTGATCCCCTATCGGAGCATAGTGATCAAGAAATATGGAAG GTTCTTGAGAAATGCCAACTTAGAGAGGTCATTCAAGATAAAAAGGAGGGATTGGACTCGTTGG TTGTGCAAGATGGCTCAAACTGGAGCCTGGGACAAAGGCAACTATTTTGCTTAGGAAGAGCCCTTTTAAAGAGACGGAAGATACTTGTACTCGATGAAGCCACAGCGTCAATCGACAATGCAACAGACACCATCATACAGAAAACTATTCGCGAAGAATTCAAAGATTGCACTGTAATAACAGTTGCTCACAGAATACCAACTGTTGTAGACTGCACAATGGTGCTTGTTATGAAGGACG GAAAGGTGATGGAATATGACAAGCCCGTGACATTGATGAATGAGCCAGCGTCCTTGTTCGCGCAGCTTGTTAACGAATATTGGTCGCAACATAAGACCTCGTAA